The window TAACGTGGGGACAGAAAGGATATCTATAAGATGTGCATTTCAGGTAGCAAACAGGGAACATAAATAAATGGTACGATGAACACTGAGACACACCTGCAATGCATGGCAGCACACTAGCCCAGCATGTTCAAAATAACTGCACTCGCAACTGAAAAAACTCTCGTCTTCATCCACTTCTATCTTGAATTCAACTTTGCTCCATTTTTCCCTTTTGTCCGCTTCTACATGGGTCGACTTGTAAATCCGCCTAGGCACCACCTCGTCCAACACATGTGCCCCACACTTATACAATTCTTCACTAAACTTTTCAAACATAGCTCTGGTGTAAACTTTGCTAGCATGCTTCTCAATTGGAAGGTTGACCCTAAGGCACACACCGCTCTGCGATCCGAACCACAAGCAAAAAGGTGATTATCATGTCCAGGTAGCAACGGAAGAACCATAATGACGTTGAAAAAAAACCCAACACACTCACCAGGGATGTCCTCTTCTCCTGGAAACTCTCCTCCGCCTCTCTGTTAAATTGCAGTTTCTGGAACTGCTTAAGAAACAGATGCATTGGGCACCCTCGCGGCATGTAACCTTTCAACAGATGGTTGGCGCTCTCGCTCCGTTGAGTGCTTGTCATCCTGGCACAGAACACCCCTCTGAAATATGGCTTTGCCCATTTATGCCTGACCTCATATATCTGCGTTAAGAATGGATGTTTCTTCAAGGAGTATTTATCCAGCATCTGGCTCCAGCCCTCCTCAAACTCTTCTTCCGTGATCATGTGATGGACATGCTTGTGAAATTCCAGTTTGAAGTCGCTGTTCTTGCTGCAAAGAACGCCCATGGACTCCTTCGCCTTTTTCAAAACATGCCATTTGCACCAGCGGTGCACGGTATTGGGCAGCTCTGCTTCGATTGCCAGCTCCATGGAGCGTGCCTGATATGCATTTGTAACCCAACAAAACAAAACGGGGAAATGACCAGACAACGAGAAATGTACAAGGAAATCATCGCATCAATAAGTTACGAAAACCACACTCACGTGCCGGCACACCAACCTGTAAGTATTGTCCGCGGGTGTTTCCCACCGACCATACAGAcaaactccttgaatatccacttgAATGTTTCCTCTTTCTCGTCTCTCATCATCGCTCCCTCGAAAATTATGCTCTGGAAGTGGTTGTTGACGCCGACAAACAGACCAAACGACATATCATACAAGTTTGTCCTATAGGTGGTGTCAAATGTTATTGCATCTCCGAAACACCTGTACTGATCGCACCCCCTACTCGTCACCCACATAAGTGTCTTTATGCGGCTCTCCTCGTTGACCTGCACGGTGTAGTTGAAATCTGGATCATTAGCTTTCATCTCCCCAAGCAAGTTCATCGTCTTGACAGCATCAAAAATCTGACTGCTCCTTGTTGAGCTTCTTGCATAATGTCTTCAACGACCTCTTTGTAAAAGGCACATTCTCTGCGACACCAAAGAAGCTACCAACAATGCTGAAAACCTTCCCGAGGGCAACATTATTATCCCTAAGCTGCTTCACAAGATCTTTGGTGTATCTGTCTATATGCCTATGTGACTTCCAATGCATTTTCTGGCCACACGTAACGGAAAGCGGATGGTTGTGCCCTGCTTTGTGCTCTGATATGTACCACCCGACATCCTTTGATCGGAGCAGCCTTATCATTGCACTGCAACCACACCTTGAAGAATGGCTATTCTCCTTCAATGGGGACCCCTGGAAAGGAAAAGAAGATGATTATCAACCTCAATGTACGATAGAAACCAAGATTCAGTCTAGAGGGAGTATATTTAGAAGCCAAAGGTGCATAGTAGTAATGACTTTTTTTCCACACACGTAGCGCACATGCACAGACAATCTCTTGCATACATCTTGTTCTTTGCACGGTTGAGCCTGCTCTTTGCCAGCCGTATACCAAACCCAGTCTCCCATGAATATAGGTTGTAGAACTCATACGCCTCATCCAGCGAGTCAAACTCCGTGCCAATTTTTGGATTGATGACATGCCCTTCACATTTTTCGGCATAAGCACAGATAGACAACTCAAGTGCTGTTTTCCTGTCGGGGTTCATGTCCCTCTCATCAGGTACTTTCCCGAGCCTCACCCTGCGAAACGAACAAATTCATAACAGTCAGAATACATGCTACCACTCGACACTAAAAAAAACAGCTACCGACAGAGCTCCGCCCATGCATAAATAACAAACGCCACAAATATAACTGACATACAAAACAGGGAACTTGTCAGCTGCAATTGCAATTTTGCTGTCACCACTATAATCCAGCTCTACGTACGCAAGACAAACTCCACAACCATAACCAGACCAATTCATCATATCTATTTTTTTGCAGGTGTTTAAATACACAACCATCCTTTTTTTTCTAAAATTCAAACTAGAACGTCATAAAATCCAAAATATAAACTGCTATTTTGTCCCACATGCGCCCGCAGTCTCAGTAATCCAAAATAATCACCGGAAGCCATGTTTAAACTCACAAAGCACATTTTCACTTCTCTATACCCCATTTGCATTCTGTATGACACCGTCAGAAAGCATTTCCTCTTTCACGTAATTCAAAAAATCCATGCAAAAGTCTTGAATATCCTGGTCTAAACTGTACCCATCGTGCTAAAGCCACAAAACAGCCATTTGCTCTCATGTCCACAAGACCATCCTAGAATCCAATCATCACACAAAATTGCGTGCGCATGCTAGGTTCGTCTTAGTAATCCTAGAATCCAACCAACGAACCAGATACATATTCAATCTGAAACCATCGCACCCTGCCTCACACTACGATTGACACGACTCAAACAACACGCATCAGACAATTAACTAC is drawn from Aegilops tauschii subsp. strangulata cultivar AL8/78 chromosome 1, Aet v6.0, whole genome shotgun sequence and contains these coding sequences:
- the LOC109762355 gene encoding uncharacterized protein isoform X3, yielding MWTDGLEVNGNCGANIAGWEEDVFPVESQDSMSAPAVELEKNKEAGLVRDVQRFKVCSEATSGWTRRVRLGKVPDERDMNPDRKTALELSICAYAEKCEGHVINPKIGTEFDSLDEAYEFYNLYSWETGFGIRLAKSRLNRAKNKMYARDCLCMGPH
- the LOC109762355 gene encoding uncharacterized protein isoform X4, which translates into the protein MWTDGLEVNGNCGANIAGWEEDVFPVESQDSMSAPAVELEKNKEAGLVRDVQRFKVCSEATSGWTRRVRLGKVPDERDMNPDRKTALELSICAYAEKCEGHVINPKIGTEFDSLDEAYEFYNLYSWETGFGIRLAKSRLNRAKNKMGPH
- the LOC109762355 gene encoding uncharacterized protein isoform X2, with amino-acid sequence MWTDGLEVNGNCGANIAGWEEDVFPVESQDSMSAPAVELEKNKEAGLVRDVQRFKVCSEATSGWTRRVRLGKVPDERDMNPDRKTALELSICAYAEKCEGHVINPKIGTEFDSLDEAYEFYNLYSWETGFGIRLAKSRLNRAKNKMYARDCLCMCATGPH
- the LOC141034251 gene encoding protein FAR-RED IMPAIRED RESPONSE 1-like; the protein is MNLLGEMKANDPDFNYTVQVNEESRIKTLMWVTSRGCDQYRCFGDAITFDTTYRTNLYDMSFGLFVGVNNHFQSIIFEGAMMRDEKEETFKWIFKEFVCMVGGKHPRTILTGWCAGT
- the LOC109762355 gene encoding protein FAR1-RELATED SEQUENCE 5 isoform X1 — its product is MELAIEAELPNTVHRWCKWHVLKKAKESMGVLCSKNSDFKLEFHKHVHHMITEEEFEEGWSQMLDKYSLKKHPFLTQIYEVRHKWAKPYFRGVFCARMTSTQRSESANHLLKGYMPRGCPMHLFLKQFQKLQFNREAEESFQEKRTSLSGVCLRVNLPIEKHASKVYTRAMFEKFSEELYKCGAHVLDEVVPRRIYKSTHVEADKREKWSKVEFKIEVDEDESFFSCECSYFEHAGLVCCHALQVMVHFRSQKIPQKHILKRWIREARDILPDHLVRYQRDRGPPASDTFRHHTMCMKALECVVLGDSNIKCYDVFMAMMKEVHATLLPLSIDKDGMGLAEREKQQLIAAHKVDVPAEGDAVLQKHTGDDESSCSVVGLNEKKRQRGRPTNSRDKAPYEQQLKRSRFCTICREQGHKCTTCPSEAICRRLQGSRRNARTVVSLDIGAILAALGKQAHLSQISCRQSDLLASSG